The following proteins are encoded in a genomic region of bacterium:
- a CDS encoding response regulator has translation MRQKDVLTTFEAAKLCRVSYNTIKNWIKRGLLNAYRTAGGHLRINGEDLRAFCREHGIPMDDRAAPALRKVLVVDDEESIRVAIQESLREYPEKLEIYTASDGFEAGSFMESVRPDIVILDLVMPGMDGFKVCQSIRRSPALSHVKIMVLTGFGSDRNVDRATELGADICLSKPIDRAVLFENVAKLLTPRKGVRVSKAKKKRGKKA, from the coding sequence ATGCGCCAGAAGGACGTGCTCACCACATTCGAAGCGGCGAAGCTTTGCAGGGTGAGCTACAACACGATCAAAAACTGGATAAAGAGGGGTCTGCTGAACGCCTACCGCACCGCGGGCGGTCATCTCAGGATCAACGGCGAAGACCTGCGCGCCTTCTGCCGCGAGCACGGCATCCCGATGGACGATCGCGCGGCTCCGGCGCTCCGCAAGGTGCTCGTCGTCGACGACGAGGAGTCGATCAGGGTCGCAATCCAGGAGTCGCTGCGCGAATACCCGGAGAAGCTCGAGATCTACACCGCCTCCGACGGTTTCGAGGCCGGTTCTTTCATGGAATCGGTCCGCCCCGACATCGTCATACTGGATCTCGTCATGCCGGGCATGGACGGCTTCAAGGTCTGCCAGAGCATTCGGCGCTCGCCTGCGCTGTCGCACGTGAAGATCATGGTCCTCACCGGTTTCGGCTCCGATCGCAACGTGGATCGCGCGACGGAGCTTGGCGCCGACATATGCCTGTCGAAACCCATAGATCGCGCCGTGCTCTTCGAGAACGTCGCCAAACTGCTTACGCCGCGCAAGGGGGTGCGGGTATCCAAGGCGAAAAAGAAGCGCGGGAAAAAGGCATAG
- a CDS encoding RsmB/NOP family class I SAM-dependent RNA methyltransferase has protein sequence MDFIDHAATVLRMFEIEPRPLDRLLDSHLRDHPEINSRQRRLISRAVYGVSRWRRRIDGCLKLAGVSAPDNRLRAQAFLRWRPCKDFDALSGGLSPAPELDGLNVDAVDLKGFPGGDAAYFSYPDFLFDMIKREYGAEGAREIALVLNEPIGPTLRVNLLRATRDEVIGMLKEEGVEATPAKRSPFGIRLSIRSNFRDLKSFREGFFEVQDEASQLASILADPSPGQVVLDACSGAGGKALALAMLMRDQGEITACDIDGRKLKELARRAERAKVKSIRTMDAASLSKLRASFDLVFIDAPCSGVGTQRRSPDIRWRLDKGAIDERVRQQKKILRENALRVKPGGSLLYATCSILREENEDVVADFLKDGGFEVSNAGAIFEKQGIACGGIVTREGYLKTDPRLGDWDGFFAALMRRG, from the coding sequence ATGGATTTCATAGACCATGCCGCAACCGTGCTCCGCATGTTCGAGATCGAGCCGAGGCCGCTCGATCGGCTGCTCGACTCGCACTTAAGAGACCATCCCGAGATAAACAGCAGGCAGCGAAGGCTGATCTCCCGCGCTGTCTACGGCGTTTCGCGTTGGCGCCGCAGGATCGACGGCTGCCTTAAGCTTGCGGGAGTATCTGCGCCCGACAACAGGTTGCGCGCCCAGGCCTTTCTTCGATGGCGCCCGTGCAAAGACTTCGACGCCTTGAGCGGCGGACTTTCGCCCGCACCCGAGCTTGACGGTTTGAACGTGGATGCGGTCGACCTCAAGGGCTTCCCCGGCGGGGATGCCGCCTATTTCTCCTATCCTGATTTTCTCTTCGATATGATCAAGAGGGAATACGGCGCCGAAGGTGCGCGCGAGATCGCGCTTGTGCTCAACGAGCCGATCGGCCCCACCCTCAGGGTGAACCTCCTGCGCGCTACCCGCGATGAAGTGATCGGGATGCTCAAGGAGGAGGGCGTCGAAGCGACTCCCGCGAAGAGATCGCCGTTCGGCATAAGGCTATCCATCAGGTCGAACTTCCGCGACTTGAAATCCTTCAGGGAGGGATTCTTCGAGGTGCAGGACGAGGCGAGCCAGCTCGCCTCCATCCTCGCCGATCCCAGTCCAGGCCAGGTCGTGCTCGATGCCTGCTCAGGCGCCGGCGGAAAAGCGCTCGCGTTGGCGATGCTCATGCGCGACCAGGGGGAGATCACGGCCTGCGACATCGACGGCCGGAAGCTCAAGGAGCTCGCGAGGCGCGCGGAACGGGCAAAGGTGAAATCCATCAGGACGATGGATGCGGCTTCTTTGTCGAAGTTGCGCGCGAGCTTCGATCTCGTCTTCATCGACGCGCCGTGCTCGGGCGTAGGGACGCAGCGGCGCTCGCCCGACATACGCTGGCGCCTGGACAAGGGCGCGATAGACGAGAGGGTGAGACAGCAGAAAAAAATCCTCCGGGAGAACGCCTTGCGCGTGAAGCCGGGCGGTTCTCTGCTCTACGCAACGTGCAGCATCCTCAGAGAGGAGAACGAGGATGTGGTCGCGGACTTCCTGAAGGATGGGGGTTTTGAAGTCTCAAACGCAGGGGCGATCTTCGAGAAACAAGGCATAGCCTGTGGAGGCATCGTCACGCGCGAAGGTTATCTCAAGACCGATCCCAGGCTGGGCGATTGGGATGGATTCTTCGCGGCGCTCATGCGCAGGGGATAA
- a CDS encoding adenylosuccinate synthase, with product MANVIVVGTQWGDEGKGKIIDLLTPQADVVVRYQGGANAGHTMVIGGQKTILHLVPSGILHESCLCIIGNGVVLDPKVLIDEMEGLTVQGYLKDATRLAVSQNAHLVLPYHRIIDQLREEAMGSSRIGTTGRGIGPAYEDKVARLGIRAGDLLDSGVLKARLDAVLPLKNRQIEMLGGKRISCDELFREAEQWSQRLSRHVCDTEQLLHRKIRDGAKILFEGAQGTALDIDHGTYPYVTSSNTVAGAACCGSGVGPTIIDDVLGITKAYTTRVGNGPFPTELANSIGERLQEKGREFGSTTGRKRRCGWFDAVVVRHAARVNGLTMLAMTKLDVLSGLEKVSICTGYDCAGKIIDDFPAELGQFERITPVYEEMPGWEEDLSSARSERDLPRAARDYMAKISELIGVPISIVSVGSERSAHIMIKNPF from the coding sequence ATGGCGAATGTAATCGTGGTCGGGACTCAGTGGGGAGACGAGGGCAAGGGCAAGATCATCGATCTGCTCACGCCGCAGGCCGACGTCGTCGTCCGTTATCAGGGGGGCGCGAACGCGGGCCACACCATGGTCATCGGGGGCCAGAAGACCATACTCCACCTGGTGCCGTCCGGCATACTCCACGAGAGTTGCCTCTGCATCATCGGCAACGGCGTCGTGCTCGACCCGAAGGTCCTCATCGACGAGATGGAAGGTTTGACCGTGCAGGGCTATCTCAAGGACGCGACGAGGCTCGCCGTGAGCCAGAACGCGCACCTCGTGCTCCCGTATCATCGCATCATCGACCAGCTGCGCGAGGAGGCGATGGGCTCCTCTCGCATCGGGACCACCGGCAGGGGGATCGGCCCTGCCTACGAGGACAAGGTCGCGCGCCTTGGAATCAGGGCGGGCGACCTCCTTGATTCGGGCGTGCTCAAGGCCAGGCTTGACGCGGTGCTGCCGCTCAAAAATCGGCAGATAGAGATGCTCGGCGGGAAGCGGATCTCGTGCGACGAACTCTTTCGTGAGGCGGAGCAGTGGTCGCAGAGGCTCTCTCGCCACGTCTGCGACACCGAACAGCTCCTGCATCGAAAGATCAGGGATGGGGCGAAGATCCTCTTCGAGGGCGCGCAGGGCACGGCGCTGGACATCGACCACGGCACCTATCCGTACGTCACCTCTTCGAACACCGTCGCAGGCGCTGCGTGCTGCGGTTCGGGAGTCGGGCCCACGATCATCGACGATGTGCTGGGGATCACAAAGGCCTACACCACGCGCGTTGGCAACGGTCCCTTCCCGACCGAGCTTGCGAACTCGATAGGCGAGCGTCTCCAGGAAAAGGGCAGGGAGTTCGGCTCCACCACAGGCCGCAAACGCCGATGCGGCTGGTTCGACGCCGTGGTCGTGCGGCACGCTGCGCGCGTGAACGGGCTCACCATGCTCGCCATGACCAAGCTCGACGTGCTCTCAGGCCTGGAAAAGGTCTCGATATGCACCGGGTACGATTGCGCGGGCAAGATCATCGACGACTTCCCTGCGGAGCTCGGACAGTTCGAGAGGATCACGCCTGTCTACGAGGAAATGCCGGGCTGGGAAGAGGATCTCTCCTCCGCGCGCAGCGAGAGGGATCTTCCGCGTGCGGCGCGGGATTACATGGCAAAGATCAGCGAGCTGATCGGCGTCCCCATCTCCATCGTCTCCGTGGGGTCGGAGCGCAGCGCCCACATAATGATCAAGAATCCCTTCTGA